TGAGAATGGTGTTATTGGTCAGATTCATGTCGCTGTCTTTCTCAAAGTTTAAGAAAGGCGTGCCTACACAAGGACGGATGCCGCAGGCACACCTGGACTACCGGCAAAAGCCGGATCAGGTGTCGCGGATACCCTGTAGGGAAAAGCTGCCACCCCGGGGCGGGGCGGTGACCGGGCTACCATCTGGTCTGCGCTCTTTCGACAGCGCAGTTATAGCAGGTTCCTTGCCACGTTGCACGCCCCAAGCGATGTTGCCGTATACTTCATGGTTCACCTCGCTCACCTCCCGGAATCCCCATGCACGTCGGTCCCCAGCAACGCCTGTCCACCCGCCTCGCCTTTCTCGCGTCCGGCCTTGCCATGGCGGCGTGGGCGCCGCTGGTGCCGTTCGCCAAGGCGCGGCTGGGACTCGGTGAGGCGGACCTCGGCCTGTTGCTGCTGTGCCTGGGCGCGGGGTCGCTGATGGCGATGCCGGCCATCGGCCTGATGACGTCGCGCTACGGCTGCCGCATCGTGATGCTGGTGGCGGGCTTGTGCGTGTGCCTGATCCTGCCCGCGCTGGCGTTCGCGCCCACGCCGCTGGCGCTCGGTTGCGCGCTGTTCGGCTTTGGCGCCTCGCTCGGTGCGCTGGACGTGGCCATGAATGTGCAGGCCGTGATCGTCGAACGCGAGAGCGGCGGACGGTTGATGTCGGGCTTCCACGGCCTGTTCAGCGTCGGTGGTTTTGTCGGCGCCGGCCTGATGGCGGCGATGCTATGGCTGGGCTTGAGCCCGGTGCTGGCCACGGTGATCGTGGCGGCGCTGGTGGCGCTGTCGCTGCTGTTCGGTGCGCCGCATTTCCTGCGCGAGCCGGAAGCCGCCGACCGCGAGGCGCCGGTGTTCGTGGTGCCGCACGGCGCGGTGATTTTCATCGGCGTGCTGTGTTTCTTGTGCTTCCTGGCCGAAGGCGCCATCCTCGACTGGAGCGCGCTGCTGCTCACCGCCGAGCAGGGCATGGATGCGGCACGCGCCGGCCTCGGTTATGCCGCGTTCGCGGTGGCCATGACCATCGGCCGCCTGACCGGCGACCGCGTGGTGGCACGGCTCGGCGGCAAGCGGGTGCTGCTGTTGGGCGGCCTGTGCGGCGCGCTTGGCTTCTTCACGGCCGTGATGGCCAGTTCGGTGCCGCTGGCGCTGCTGGGCTTTTTGCTGGTGGGCCTGGGCGCCTCGAACGTGGTGCCGATCCTGTTTACCGCCGCCGGCAACCAGCGGGCCATGCCGGCCGGACTGGCGATTGGCGCCATTACCACGCTCGGCTACGCCGGCATCCTGGCCGGACCGGCAGTGATCGGTTTCGTGGCCCACGCGTCGAGCCTGAACCTGGCGTTTGCGGGCCTCGGCTGCGCGATGCTGGTGATTGCCGCCAGCGCGCGCCTGGGCGCAACGGCAAAAAGCTGACCACCAAA
This is a stretch of genomic DNA from Duganella zoogloeoides. It encodes these proteins:
- a CDS encoding MFS transporter, with amino-acid sequence MHVGPQQRLSTRLAFLASGLAMAAWAPLVPFAKARLGLGEADLGLLLLCLGAGSLMAMPAIGLMTSRYGCRIVMLVAGLCVCLILPALAFAPTPLALGCALFGFGASLGALDVAMNVQAVIVERESGGRLMSGFHGLFSVGGFVGAGLMAAMLWLGLSPVLATVIVAALVALSLLFGAPHFLREPEAADREAPVFVVPHGAVIFIGVLCFLCFLAEGAILDWSALLLTAEQGMDAARAGLGYAAFAVAMTIGRLTGDRVVARLGGKRVLLLGGLCGALGFFTAVMASSVPLALLGFLLVGLGASNVVPILFTAAGNQRAMPAGLAIGAITTLGYAGILAGPAVIGFVAHASSLNLAFAGLGCAMLVIAASARLGATAKS